One genomic region from Xyrauchen texanus isolate HMW12.3.18 chromosome 16, RBS_HiC_50CHRs, whole genome shotgun sequence encodes:
- the scfd1 gene encoding sec1 family domain-containing protein 1 has protein sequence MAASIREKQAAALKRMLNFNAPPLKNTASEPVWKVLIYDRFGQDIISPLLAVKELRDMGITLHLLLHSDRDPIPDVPAIYFIMPTEENIDRICQDLRNQLYESYYLNFISAISRSKLEDIASAALAANAVNLVTKVFDQYLNFITLEDDMFILCNQNKEHISYHAINKPDIMDTDMEAIMDTIVDSLFCFFVTLGAVPIIRCPRGNAAEMVAVKLDKKLRENLRDARNSLFTGDTMGTGQFSFQRPLFVLADRNLDLATPLHHTWTYQALIHDVLDFHLNRVSVEESQGSEASPAGARPKKKNKKSYDLTAADKFWQKHKGSPFPEVAEAVQEELDTYRAQEDEVKRLKSIMGLEGEDDGAISMLSDNTAKLTSAVSSLPELLEKKRLIDLHTNVATAVLDHIKSRKLDVYFEYEEKLMSKSTLDKSLLDIISDPDAGTAEDKMRLFLIYYITSQQPPSEVDLEQYKKAMVDAGCDLSALNYIKQWKAFTKMAAAPANYGSSGVKPMGLFSRVMNTGSQFVMEGVKNLVLKQHNLPVTRILDNLMEMKSNPETDDYRYFDPKMLRGSESSIPRNKNPFQEAIVFVVGGGNYIEYQNLVDYTKARQGKRVLYGCSELFNAAQFIKQLSQLGQK, from the exons ATGGCGGCCTCCATCCGGGAGAAACAGGCAG CTGCTTTAAAACGAATGCTCAACTTCAATGCCCCACCCCTGAAAAACACAGCATCTGAGCCGGTATGGAAG GTTCTTATTTACGATCGCTTTGGCCAAGATATCATATCTCCTCTGCTGGCTGTAAAAGAGTTACGAGACATGGGCATCACTCTGCACCT CTTGTTGCACTCAGATCGCGATCCCATTCCAGATGTTCCTGCCATTTACTTTATAATGCCCACAGAGGAGAACATTGACAGGATATGTCAA GACCTGCGAAACCAACTCTATGAGTCTTACTATCTGAATTTTATCTCCGCAATCTCCAGAAGCAAATTGGAGGACATAGCAAGTGCTGCTCTAGCAGCTAATGCAGTAAACCTGGTGAccaaa GTTTTTGATCAGTATTTAAACTTCATCACACTTGAAGATGATATGTTCATTCTCTGTAATCAAAACAAAGAACACATCTCCTATCATG CGATCAACAAACCAGATATCATGGACACAGACATGGAGGCCATAATGGACACTATAGTGGATAGTCTCTTCTGCTTCTTTGTCACTCTTG GTGCCGTCCCAATAATCCGATGTCCTAGAGGGAATGCTGCAGAAATGGTAGCCGTG AAACTTGACAAGAAACTGAGAGAGAATCTGAGAGACGCTCGGAACAGCCTGTTCACCGGAGACaccatgggcactggccagttcAG TTTTCAGAGGCCGCTGTTTGTTCTTGCCGACCGTAATTTGGATCTAGCAACTCCTCTCCACCACACATGGACGTATCAGGCTCTCATTCATGATGTGCTG GATTTCCACCTGAACCGGGTTAGCGTGGAGGAGTCTCAGGGGTCAGAAGCCAGTCCAGCAGGGGCACgacccaaaaagaaaaacaagaagagCTATGATCTCACTGCTGCGGACAAATTTtggcaaaaacacaaaggaag TCCATTCCCTGAGGTTGCAGAAGCTGTGCAGGAGGAACTGGATACATATCGAGCTCAAGAGGATGAGGTTAAACGCCTCAAAAGCATCATG GGCTTAGAAGGGGAGGATGACGGCGCTATTAGTATGTTGTCAGATAATACTGCCAAACTTACCTCAGCCGTCAG TTCTCTTCCTGAGCTTCTGGAAAAGAAGAGACTGATTGACCTCCACACCAATGTTGCCACTGCAGTTTTGGACCACATCAAG AGCCGCAAGTTGGATGTGTACTTTGAGTATGAGGAGAAGCTCATGAGCAAGTCCACCCTCGATAAATCTCTGCTGGACATTATTAGTGATCCTGATG CTGGAACAGCAGAGGATAAGATGCGGCTGTTTTTGATCTACTACATCACTTCCCAGCAGCCCCCATCTGAG GTGGATCTAGAGCAGTATAAGAAAGCTATGGTGGATGCAGGCTGTGACTTATCCGCACTTAACTACATAAAGCAGTGGAA AGCGTTCACCAAGATGGCTGCAGCACCAGCCAATTATGGGAGCAGTGGAGTGAAACCAATGGG ACTTTTCTCAAGGGTGATGAACACCGGCTCCCAGTTTGTAATGGAGGGGGTAAAAAATCTGGTTCTGAAACAGCAT AACTTGCCAGTTACTCGCATCTTGGACAACTTGATGGAAATGAAGTCAAACCCG GAGACCGATGACTACAGATACTTTGATCCCAAGATGCTTCGTGGAAGTGAGAG CTCCATTCCAAGA